The Metabacillus sediminilitoris genome window below encodes:
- a CDS encoding nitroreductase family protein: MSVKNLLEKRRSVRHYDSSYKISSEILTSLIESASKSPNGNNIQATRYLIIDDPDLRNLLLPIAFNQQQVVEASTLIVMLGDFQAFDKKNIIEIHEEGFQAGFFDESLRDYLANAAINYYENKSNEDLKLELTRDVSLASMSLILLANEAGFETITMSGYDSKKLKEILNISERYLDVMLLAIGKGTKPGHQTVRHHVNKVMYRNEII; this comes from the coding sequence ATGAGTGTAAAAAATTTGTTGGAAAAAAGACGTTCAGTTAGACATTATGATTCTAGTTATAAAATAAGTTCAGAAATTCTAACCTCATTAATTGAAAGTGCAAGTAAGTCACCTAATGGTAATAATATTCAAGCAACTCGTTATTTAATAATTGATGATCCAGACTTAAGAAATTTATTGCTCCCTATCGCTTTTAATCAACAACAAGTGGTAGAAGCATCAACGTTAATTGTGATGTTGGGGGATTTTCAAGCATTTGATAAAAAGAATATTATTGAGATACATGAAGAAGGGTTTCAAGCGGGATTTTTTGATGAATCACTAAGAGATTATCTAGCGAATGCTGCAATTAATTATTATGAAAATAAATCCAATGAAGATCTAAAGCTAGAATTAACTAGAGATGTAAGTCTTGCGTCAATGTCATTAATTTTGTTAGCAAATGAAGCAGGTTTTGAAACAATTACGATGTCAGGCTATGATTCTAAGAAATTAAAAGAAATCTTAAATATTTCTGAAAGGTATTTAGATGTAATGCTTTTAGCTATTGGTAAAGGTACGAAACCCGGTCATCAAACCGTAAGGCATCATGTAAATAAGGTAATGTATAGAAACGAAATAATTTAG
- a CDS encoding DUF4306 domain-containing protein, with the protein MKRLIVFILLLPVCVFSFFSTSWTGSYMMIEEDWKEHIVFTPENSIKPQQIYEIDKYFYAFKYQPVISIVCILSFLILIGIIISWISKKLRINPKAM; encoded by the coding sequence TTGAAAAGATTAATTGTTTTTATCTTGCTACTGCCTGTATGTGTATTCAGTTTTTTTTCAACTTCTTGGACAGGTTCGTACATGATGATTGAAGAAGACTGGAAAGAACATATCGTTTTTACTCCTGAAAATTCCATAAAACCTCAACAAATTTATGAAATTGATAAATACTTTTATGCGTTTAAATACCAACCAGTCATTAGTATTGTTTGTATTTTATCTTTTTTAATTTTAATAGGAATCATTATTTCTTGGATAAGTAAGAAGTTGCGTATTAACCCAAAAGCAATGTAA
- a CDS encoding helix-turn-helix transcriptional regulator, producing the protein MNKEKVIDIISAKIRLIRLEKRYSQEKMADILGISKKTLVQIEKGRMLAGWSNSVVLCSLFRDSEVLQSVLGDEPLEVIETIAHNGIDKPKDKTMGGRIWWKEIDKKGSFRLQQNLVSKHYRIIDEQQYRWFSSFDQQEALMRLNEMYSEE; encoded by the coding sequence ATCAATAAAGAGAAAGTGATAGACATTATATCGGCAAAAATACGATTAATTCGATTAGAAAAAAGGTATTCTCAAGAAAAGATGGCTGATATCTTAGGAATTTCAAAAAAAACTCTTGTTCAGATAGAAAAGGGAAGAATGTTAGCAGGTTGGTCAAATTCAGTAGTCTTATGTTCCTTATTTAGAGACAGTGAGGTTTTACAATCGGTTTTAGGAGATGAACCTCTCGAAGTTATTGAGACTATTGCTCACAATGGGATAGATAAACCAAAGGATAAGACAATGGGAGGTAGAATCTGGTGGAAAGAAATTGATAAAAAAGGAAGTTTTCGTTTGCAACAAAATTTAGTTAGCAAGCATTATCGGATTATTGATGAACAGCAATATAGATGGTTTAGTTCATTTGATCAGCAAGAGGCTTTAATGCGTCTAAATGAGATGTATAGTGAGGAGTGA
- a CDS encoding GNAT family N-acetyltransferase yields the protein MTIHIKKCTLEDSRKLQEVSYETFNETFKHQNTPENMNAYLERAFNLKQLENELSTISSQFFFVYFHNEVAGYLKVNTNDAQSEEMGDKSLEIERIYIKNKFQKHGLGKYLLNKAMEIALERNKKKIWLGVWEKNENAIAFYKKMGFVQTGAHSFYMGDEEQLDFIMTKTLI from the coding sequence ATGACGATACATATAAAAAAGTGTACCCTTGAAGATTCACGCAAACTTCAAGAAGTGAGTTATGAAACATTTAATGAGACATTTAAGCATCAGAATACACCCGAAAATATGAATGCCTATTTGGAAAGGGCATTTAACTTAAAACAATTAGAAAACGAATTATCCACTATTTCTTCGCAATTCTTTTTTGTTTATTTTCATAATGAAGTCGCTGGATATTTAAAGGTCAATACCAATGATGCTCAGTCAGAAGAAATGGGTGATAAATCACTTGAAATCGAGAGGATTTATATAAAGAACAAATTTCAAAAACATGGGCTTGGTAAATATCTGCTAAATAAAGCTATGGAAATTGCGCTGGAACGTAATAAAAAGAAAATCTGGCTAGGCGTATGGGAAAAAAATGAAAATGCTATTGCTTTTTATAAGAAAATGGGGTTTGTTCAAACTGGAGCCCACTCTTTTTATATGGGTGATGAAGAACAACTGGACTTTATAATGACTAAAACACTCATATAA
- the bioF gene encoding 8-amino-7-oxononanoate synthase, which translates to MSELDEWLHQHLIKTKEAGLYRKLRTMNTAPRPNMLIDGKGQLVFSSNNYLGLANDQRLVTAAETILHEFGLGSSGSRLTTGNTDWHHKLEEKIACFKQTEGALLFSSGYLANVGVLSTLPEKDDVILSDRLNHASIIDGCRLSKAKTVVYNHIDMDDLEKKLTETASYKRRFIVSDGVFSMDGTIAPLDQIISLAKRYHSYTIVDDAHATGVLGKNGRGTSDYFGVRPDVVIGTLSKAIGTEGGFVAGSHVLINYLLNHARTFIFQTAMPPAICAASYVALEVIEESHEKRQQLFSNVKKIKTSLVEMGYLVKGDITPIIPVIIGDPNEAVLFAEKLQEKGIYAPAIRPPTVPEGESRIRLTVTSDHSTKDIDYLLECFQFIGKELNIK; encoded by the coding sequence ATGTCAGAGCTTGATGAATGGTTACATCAACATCTAATCAAGACAAAAGAGGCTGGCTTGTATCGCAAACTGCGAACGATGAATACGGCACCTCGTCCTAATATGTTGATCGATGGCAAAGGACAGCTTGTCTTTTCATCTAATAATTATCTAGGGTTGGCGAACGATCAACGTTTGGTAACTGCCGCTGAAACGATCCTCCATGAATTTGGATTAGGAAGCAGCGGCTCGAGATTAACGACTGGTAATACTGATTGGCATCACAAGCTTGAGGAGAAAATCGCCTGTTTTAAGCAAACGGAGGGAGCTCTTCTTTTTTCAAGCGGCTATTTAGCAAATGTCGGTGTGTTATCAACATTGCCTGAAAAAGATGATGTCATTTTAAGTGATCGATTAAACCACGCGAGTATTATCGATGGATGCCGACTATCAAAAGCGAAGACAGTTGTTTATAACCATATTGATATGGATGATCTTGAAAAGAAATTGACCGAAACAGCCTCATATAAAAGGCGTTTTATCGTATCAGATGGCGTTTTTAGTATGGATGGGACGATTGCTCCTCTTGATCAGATAATCTCACTTGCCAAACGATATCACTCCTACACGATTGTGGATGATGCTCACGCAACAGGTGTTTTGGGGAAGAATGGACGGGGTACAAGTGACTATTTCGGTGTTCGTCCTGATGTAGTAATTGGAACGCTTAGTAAAGCAATTGGTACAGAAGGCGGTTTTGTTGCTGGCTCGCACGTTTTAATTAATTATTTGCTAAACCATGCGCGAACGTTTATTTTTCAAACCGCTATGCCGCCAGCAATTTGTGCTGCTTCCTATGTTGCATTGGAAGTCATCGAAGAAAGTCATGAAAAGCGCCAGCAGTTATTTTCTAATGTGAAAAAAATAAAAACAAGTTTAGTAGAAATGGGTTATCTCGTAAAGGGTGATATTACCCCGATTATTCCAGTGATCATCGGAGATCCGAATGAGGCAGTCCTTTTTGCAGAAAAGCTGCAGGAAAAGGGGATCTATGCACCTGCAATCAGACCGCCAACTGTACCGGAGGGTGAAAGTCGTATCCGGCTGACTGTCACCTCTGATCATTCTACAAAAGATATCGATTATTTGTTAGAGTGTTTTCAATTCATCGGAAAAGAGCTGAACATCAAATGA
- a CDS encoding cytochrome P450 — protein sequence MKTDVNQTISHSLISTEFFQNPYPFYEELRSIHSICWGNLVKNPGWYVTGYDEAITILKDTRFQNRIPLPQTSKKYECLKNIQHDMMLFKNQPDHKRLRFMVSNVFTPRMVEYLRPFIHETVNDLLHQFQHKKSMDVVSDFAFPLASLIIAKIIGVPQEERYQFKKWSADLIQTIDFTRSRTTLDNGNEMTIILRDYFKGLIKKRKNSPEEDLISLLIKAEQIGDRLTDEEVIATCILLVIAGHETTVNLISNSILTLLNHPQQLMELKEKSFLIEGAVEEFLRFESPTQMTARIASEDIKINQTTIKKGNQVYILLGAANRDPNKFQDAHLFDIMRDPNPHLAFGYGSHFCLGAPLARLEAQIAIKSLLAWKDNLQLAASDLQWRKLIGFRSLSELHITFD from the coding sequence ATGAAAACAGATGTCAATCAAACCATTTCGCATTCACTTATATCTACTGAGTTTTTTCAAAACCCTTATCCATTTTATGAAGAGCTTCGATCCATACACTCGATTTGTTGGGGGAATTTGGTGAAAAATCCAGGCTGGTACGTAACTGGATATGATGAGGCAATAACGATTCTTAAAGATACTCGATTTCAAAATCGCATCCCGTTACCACAGACATCAAAAAAATATGAGTGCCTAAAAAACATACAACATGACATGATGCTTTTTAAAAATCAGCCCGACCATAAGCGATTACGTTTCATGGTTAGTAACGTATTTACACCGAGAATGGTAGAGTATCTACGACCTTTTATCCACGAAACAGTAAATGATTTGCTTCACCAGTTTCAACATAAGAAATCAATGGATGTCGTTTCAGACTTCGCGTTTCCTTTAGCTAGTCTCATTATTGCGAAAATAATAGGAGTGCCACAAGAAGAGCGATATCAATTTAAAAAATGGTCGGCAGACTTAATTCAAACCATTGATTTTACTCGTTCGAGAACGACGTTAGACAATGGAAATGAAATGACAATCATCTTAAGGGACTATTTTAAAGGACTGATTAAAAAACGGAAAAACAGCCCTGAAGAAGATCTTATCAGCTTGTTAATAAAAGCGGAACAGATTGGGGATAGGTTAACTGACGAGGAAGTAATCGCAACTTGCATTTTACTTGTAATTGCTGGTCATGAGACAACCGTTAATCTTATTAGCAATTCAATCCTTACCTTATTGAATCATCCACAGCAATTAATGGAGCTAAAGGAAAAATCCTTTCTGATTGAAGGGGCGGTTGAGGAGTTTCTACGCTTTGAAAGTCCAACACAAATGACTGCTCGGATTGCTTCGGAGGATATAAAGATCAATCAAACAACGATTAAAAAAGGTAATCAAGTATATATTCTGCTGGGTGCTGCAAATCGTGATCCAAATAAATTTCAAGATGCCCATTTATTTGACATAATGAGGGACCCGAATCCCCATCTTGCATTTGGATATGGCTCACATTTTTGTTTAGGGGCCCCACTCGCACGACTAGAAGCTCAAATTGCGATTAAATCACTACTAGCTTGGAAAGACAACCTTCAATTAGCTGCATCTGACTTGCAATGGAGAAAACTGATTGGATTTAGATCGTTATCTGAACTTCACATTACATTTGACTGA
- a CDS encoding HAD family hydrolase, with amino-acid sequence MEKQNILFNLDDTLSYCNRYFNQVIDEFADQMITWFDSITKEEIKQKQLQIDVEAISQHGLVSERFPESFVGSYKYFCDLTGKEMKKDEIQYLRELGFKVFEIPVEPIPYMNETLQRLKEEGHELYLHTGGDEANQRKKIAQLELTTYFEHRIFISEHKDTTALSDILKTINADPKVTWMVGNSLRTDIVPALEMNIHAIYIPAENEWQYNLVKVNVEHSSAFLTINSLQEVPDVIYKHTQEQIMSTYR; translated from the coding sequence ATGGAAAAACAAAACATTTTATTTAACCTCGACGATACATTATCATACTGTAATAGATATTTTAACCAAGTGATAGATGAGTTCGCTGACCAAATGATCACATGGTTTGACTCCATAACAAAGGAAGAAATAAAACAGAAACAACTTCAAATTGATGTTGAAGCGATTAGTCAACACGGTCTAGTATCAGAACGGTTTCCAGAGTCATTTGTAGGATCTTATAAATACTTTTGCGACTTAACAGGAAAGGAAATGAAAAAAGACGAAATCCAATATTTAAGAGAGTTGGGGTTTAAGGTATTCGAAATTCCCGTTGAACCAATTCCATATATGAATGAAACACTGCAACGTTTAAAAGAAGAGGGACATGAATTATATTTACACACAGGGGGAGATGAAGCTAATCAACGAAAGAAAATTGCCCAGTTAGAACTCACTACATATTTTGAACATCGTATTTTCATTTCGGAACATAAAGATACGACAGCTCTTTCGGATATATTAAAAACAATTAATGCCGACCCTAAAGTAACATGGATGGTTGGAAATTCATTAAGAACTGATATTGTGCCAGCACTTGAAATGAATATCCATGCCATATATATTCCAGCTGAAAATGAATGGCAATATAACCTTGTTAAAGTTAACGTTGAGCATAGTAGTGCTTTTTTGACAATAAATTCACTTCAAGAAGTACCTGATGTCATTTATAAACATACCCAGGAGCAAATAATGTCAACTTATAGATAG
- a CDS encoding MarR family winged helix-turn-helix transcriptional regulator, with translation MKEILREIGMIARALDSISNIEFKEYDLTKGQYLYLVRICENPGIIQEKLAEMIKVDRTTAARAIKKLEVNGFIEKKEDKHNKKIKKLFPSEKGKKVYPFIKRENDYSNIVALGVFSEREVETIINLLQRVRKNIEKDWELVKKGNKRNY, from the coding sequence ATGAAGGAAATTCTTCGTGAAATTGGAATGATAGCAAGGGCATTAGATTCTATAAGTAATATAGAATTTAAAGAATATGACCTTACAAAAGGGCAGTATTTGTACCTTGTGCGAATATGTGAAAACCCAGGAATTATTCAAGAAAAGTTAGCTGAGATGATAAAAGTAGATCGAACCACAGCAGCTCGTGCTATAAAAAAACTTGAAGTTAATGGCTTTATTGAAAAGAAAGAAGATAAACATAACAAAAAAATTAAAAAACTCTTTCCATCAGAGAAAGGGAAAAAGGTTTATCCTTTTATAAAAAGAGAAAACGATTATTCCAATATCGTTGCATTAGGGGTATTTTCCGAAAGAGAAGTAGAAACCATTATAAATCTTCTTCAAAGAGTAAGAAAAAATATAGAAAAAGACTGGGAATTAGTAAAAAAGGGAAATAAGAGAAATTATTGA
- a CDS encoding winged helix-turn-helix transcriptional regulator: MVTYNTGINIFMNIAGGKWKCLILFYLSQKSVRTKEFYELIPGITQKVLTDQLKQLERDGLVRREVFNEVPPKVEYSLTELGRSFVPVLNTMCEWGNKYARIKGIDKDRQIQCEYE; the protein is encoded by the coding sequence ATGGTTACGTATAATACAGGAATCAATATTTTTATGAATATTGCAGGTGGAAAATGGAAATGTTTAATCCTTTTTTACTTGAGTCAAAAATCAGTAAGAACAAAAGAGTTTTACGAATTAATACCTGGAATTACACAAAAAGTCTTAACAGATCAATTGAAACAGTTAGAAAGAGATGGACTTGTTCGAAGAGAAGTATTTAATGAGGTTCCACCAAAAGTAGAATATAGCTTAACAGAGCTAGGAAGATCGTTTGTTCCAGTATTAAACACAATGTGTGAATGGGGTAATAAGTATGCAAGGATAAAAGGCATAGATAAAGATCGACAGATACAGTGTGAATATGAGTAA
- the bioB gene encoding biotin synthase BioB, translated as MNKWMELAEQVLEGKEVTNEEALSILECPDDDVLLLMHGAFQIRKRYYGKKVKLNMIMNAKSGLCPENCGYCSQSSISTAPIKSYRMVNKDTILEGAKRAHDLNVGTYCIVASGRGPSNKEIDHVVEAVKEIKDSYGLKICACLGLLKPEQAKRLKEAGVDRYNHNINTSASNHANITTSHTYDDRVNTVEMVKESGMSPCSGVIVGMKETKQDVVDMANSLKALDADSIPVNFLHAIDGTPLQGVKELNPLYCLKVLALFRFINPTKEIRISGGREVNLRSLQPLGLYAANSVFVGDYLTTAGQEESDDYKMLRDLGFEIESVDEMKALLAADK; from the coding sequence ATGAATAAATGGATGGAGCTAGCAGAACAAGTATTAGAGGGCAAGGAAGTAACAAATGAGGAGGCACTTTCCATTTTAGAGTGTCCAGATGATGATGTGTTATTACTCATGCATGGGGCATTCCAAATTAGAAAGAGATATTATGGCAAAAAAGTAAAGCTCAATATGATCATGAATGCAAAATCTGGACTTTGTCCGGAAAACTGTGGCTATTGCTCGCAATCATCTATTTCAACAGCTCCAATTAAATCATATCGAATGGTCAATAAGGATACCATCCTTGAAGGAGCAAAGCGTGCCCATGATTTAAATGTAGGAACATACTGTATTGTAGCAAGCGGCAGAGGGCCGTCAAATAAAGAGATTGATCATGTTGTTGAAGCAGTAAAGGAAATAAAAGATTCATACGGTTTAAAAATCTGTGCTTGTCTTGGACTGTTGAAGCCAGAACAAGCAAAGCGTTTAAAAGAAGCAGGGGTAGACCGTTACAATCATAATATCAATACATCAGCAAGCAACCATGCCAACATTACGACATCACATACGTATGATGATCGCGTGAATACAGTTGAGATGGTAAAAGAATCAGGTATGTCACCATGTTCAGGTGTAATTGTCGGCATGAAGGAAACGAAGCAGGATGTAGTAGATATGGCTAACAGCCTAAAAGCTCTTGACGCGGATTCCATTCCAGTTAATTTTTTACATGCCATTGACGGTACGCCACTACAAGGAGTGAAAGAATTAAACCCACTTTATTGCTTAAAAGTGCTAGCATTATTCCGCTTTATTAATCCTACGAAGGAAATTCGCATCTCCGGTGGACGCGAAGTCAACCTTCGTTCCTTACAGCCGTTAGGGCTTTACGCAGCCAATTCGGTTTTCGTTGGTGATTATTTAACAACAGCTGGGCAAGAAGAAAGTGATGATTATAAAATGTTACGTGACTTAGGTTTTGAGATTGAATCAGTAGATGAAATGAAAGCTCTATTAGCAGCAGATAAATAA
- a CDS encoding anti-repressor SinI family protein, with translation MNQKSDEIILDKEWEELILSALEIGITIEEIRDFFNKYPSPK, from the coding sequence ATGAATCAAAAATCAGATGAAATTATACTAGATAAAGAGTGGGAAGAATTGATACTATCTGCTTTAGAGATAGGCATAACAATTGAGGAAATAAGAGATTTCTTCAATAAATATCCTAGCCCTAAATAA
- a CDS encoding DUF3231 family protein: protein MQTIKPIKLGSNKTNTTEKLTSAEMGKLWATYMGNSMAKCILSYYLQHVEDMDIKTLLENSLKLSEEFLKITTEIFTKENFPIPNGFSQEDVNLGAPRLFQDEFYVHYLKYTAKAGGSIYSVGLPLLFRKDVKEFFRYCLNSTMDLMEQIKEILMNKGLINKPPLIPVPEKVEFVHQDFLNGFFGHVRPLHGLEIAHLYDAIENNATSKALIMAFSQVVKDEKIRKLFERGKDITTKNTENYIKKLHDENLPTPSFHDDLITTSTFSPFSDKIMLFHKMDMFTMKIRTFGNAMAVNGRHDIGLIYMNALMKNAAFVQDAAKIMIEKGWFEQAPKAANRAKLASE, encoded by the coding sequence ATGCAAACAATTAAACCGATTAAATTAGGCTCCAATAAAACTAACACTACAGAAAAATTAACATCCGCAGAAATGGGTAAACTTTGGGCAACATACATGGGAAACAGTATGGCAAAATGCATTTTAAGCTATTATCTCCAACACGTTGAGGATATGGATATTAAAACTTTATTAGAAAATTCATTAAAATTAAGCGAAGAATTCTTGAAAATAACTACCGAAATTTTTACCAAAGAAAATTTCCCTATTCCCAATGGGTTTTCACAAGAAGATGTAAATTTAGGTGCTCCTCGTTTATTCCAAGATGAATTCTATGTCCATTATCTAAAATATACTGCAAAAGCGGGCGGGAGTATTTATAGTGTTGGATTACCTCTTTTATTTAGAAAGGATGTAAAAGAATTTTTTAGATATTGTTTGAATTCTACTATGGATTTAATGGAGCAAATCAAAGAAATATTAATGAATAAAGGGCTTATCAACAAGCCACCATTAATTCCAGTTCCTGAAAAGGTGGAATTTGTTCATCAGGATTTTTTAAATGGTTTCTTTGGTCATGTACGACCACTGCACGGATTAGAAATCGCCCATCTTTATGATGCAATTGAAAATAATGCAACGAGTAAGGCACTAATTATGGCGTTTTCCCAAGTAGTAAAGGATGAAAAGATTCGGAAATTGTTTGAAAGAGGAAAAGACATTACAACAAAAAATACTGAAAACTATATAAAAAAGCTACATGATGAAAATTTGCCTACACCATCTTTTCATGACGATTTAATTACAACATCTACTTTTTCACCTTTTTCTGATAAGATAATGCTATTTCATAAGATGGATATGTTTACAATGAAAATTAGAACCTTTGGAAATGCAATGGCTGTAAATGGAAGGCATGATATTGGGCTAATCTATATGAATGCCCTTATGAAAAATGCAGCTTTTGTTCAAGATGCAGCAAAAATTATGATTGAGAAAGGCTGGTTTGAACAAGCACCAAAAGCAGCAAATAGAGCAAAATTAGCTTCTGAATAG
- the bioD gene encoding dethiobiotin synthase translates to MNGIFVTGTDTNVGKTIISSGLAAVLKEKGIDVGVFKPLLSGISREDPASDTSLLKQLSKTSLSYEEITPFAFKEPLAPYVAGKLEGKYVTLEEVISHWEKIRRKHEFFIVEGAGGISVPLGERFLVSDLIKAMQLPLVIVARPNLGTVNHLFLTVQYAKSLGLPVAGVLINGISDHPDLAEKTNPALIEELCGVPILGITPKLKEVTIENIQKIVREHIDVPLLLNEMGIRS, encoded by the coding sequence ATGAATGGTATTTTTGTTACAGGAACAGATACAAATGTGGGAAAAACCATTATTTCTAGTGGGCTTGCAGCGGTATTAAAAGAGAAAGGGATCGATGTTGGCGTGTTTAAGCCATTGTTAAGCGGTATTTCTCGTGAAGATCCTGCAAGTGATACAAGCTTGCTAAAACAGCTGTCCAAAACATCTTTATCGTATGAAGAGATTACTCCCTTTGCATTTAAAGAGCCACTTGCACCGTATGTTGCAGGAAAGCTTGAGGGGAAGTATGTAACGCTAGAAGAGGTAATAAGTCATTGGGAAAAGATCAGAAGAAAACACGAATTTTTTATCGTAGAAGGGGCAGGCGGTATTTCAGTCCCACTCGGTGAACGATTCTTAGTTAGTGACTTAATAAAAGCGATGCAGCTGCCACTTGTGATCGTAGCGCGGCCGAATCTTGGAACAGTCAACCATCTTTTTCTAACCGTCCAATACGCAAAAAGTCTCGGTCTACCTGTTGCTGGGGTCTTGATCAATGGGATAAGTGATCATCCAGATCTTGCAGAAAAAACAAACCCAGCATTAATTGAAGAATTATGTGGTGTACCTATTTTAGGAATAACGCCAAAACTGAAAGAAGTAACGATAGAAAACATACAAAAGATCGTAAGAGAGCACATAGATGTGCCATTATTACTTAACGAAATGGGGATTAGATCATGA
- a CDS encoding FMN-binding negative transcriptional regulator: protein MYIPKYFKVTNVDEIWDFVQKNSFGTIVTTEQGKPIATHLPLQLMKEGDTYYITGHIAYGNPQWRTFETCEDVLVMFQGAHAYISSSWYEEENVPTWNYQAVHVYGTASILDEEELKQDLTMLLQKYEKHRKNPVLWDKLSPEVLEKQLKGIVGFKIKVQEIQAANKLSQNRNEEDYHNIINKLYEEKDLNSQQMAQLMKRKLKKDK from the coding sequence ATGTATATTCCAAAATATTTTAAGGTCACAAATGTTGATGAAATTTGGGATTTTGTTCAAAAAAACTCTTTTGGCACGATTGTCACAACAGAACAAGGGAAACCAATTGCCACTCATTTGCCATTGCAGTTAATGAAAGAAGGAGATACTTACTATATAACGGGGCATATTGCTTATGGGAACCCTCAATGGAGAACATTCGAAACCTGTGAAGATGTATTGGTTATGTTTCAAGGAGCACACGCTTATATCTCTTCTTCTTGGTATGAAGAGGAAAATGTCCCGACATGGAATTATCAAGCTGTACATGTATATGGTACAGCCAGCATTTTGGACGAAGAAGAGTTAAAACAGGACCTGACAATGTTGCTGCAAAAATACGAAAAACACCGTAAGAATCCAGTTTTATGGGATAAGCTTTCTCCTGAAGTTTTAGAAAAACAACTAAAAGGTATTGTTGGATTTAAGATTAAAGTACAAGAAATTCAAGCTGCAAATAAACTAAGTCAAAATCGTAATGAAGAGGACTATCATAACATCATTAATAAACTCTATGAAGAAAAGGATTTGAATTCTCAACAAATGGCACAATTGATGAAGAGGAAGTTAAAAAAGGACAAATAA